A region of the Microcystis aeruginosa FD4 genome:
AAATCAAAACCTCTTTCCCAGTCAATAGCTGTGTAAGCATTGGGGAAGAAGAAGGCGAAAAATTCGGGTAGATAAGTTTCGACAATATCTTTCCAGGGACTGTCGAAAGATGTACTTGGTTCAGTCATGGTTTTGGGACAGCCAGTGGAGCAAATCTGCCTCATTTTCAAAGTCCAGGAGAGCTTCTCCCAAGTCTTCCAATTGCTCAACAGATAATTGACGGACCTGTTTCTCGACACTGGTTGTAACTTGACCGAGACGACGGTTTAGTAAGCGTAATACCAGGGTGGCTTCACCTCGCTGCATTCCCTGTTCAATCCCCAATCTTTCCACGCTAGTAATATAAGGCATCCTCGTTTCCTCCTCCCATTGACGGATTTCCCGCCAGAATTCTTGTTCTAAGTTTTTTGGCAAACTCATCAGCCAATCAATAAACCTGAACAGGTTGATGACATCTTGCCTTTGGTAGCCTTGTTGGTATAACCTCCTTGTCAGTGACAATTTCCATTCCAGTCTTTCCTGTCTGTTATTCCGCGTCTGATGCGCTTTTAAATGCGCCATGACGACGGTAGCAAAGGGGTTACGGTTATTGACTAAGGCTTCCCAATCTTGTCCTAAGTCTAACAATTTTACGACGGGAAAGGAGAAATTAACTTGACAGCCGAAGATTTCATAGCCAAATTCAGAGGGTCGCCAATTGCTATTCTCATCTCCTAAGACGATAAAACTAGCGACTCTGCGTCGATATTTGTC
Encoded here:
- a CDS encoding DUF4351 domain-containing protein, which produces MTEPSTSFDSPWKDIVETYLPEFFAFFFPDAYTAIDWERGFDFLDQELRQVVRDAELGKRFVDKLVKVYLKDGEETWILIHLEIQSQYESQFAERIYVYHYRIFDKYRRRVASFIVLGDENSNWRPSEFGYEIFGCQVNFSFPVVKLLDLGQDWEALVNNRNPFATVVMAHLKAHQTRNNRQERLEWKLSLTRRLYQQGYQRQDVINLFRFIDWLMSLPKNLEQEFWREIRQWEEETRMPYITSVERLGIEQGMQRGEATLVLRLLNRRLGQVTTSVEKQVRQLSVEQLEDLGEALLDFENEADLLHWLSQNHD